A single genomic interval of Juglans regia cultivar Chandler chromosome 1, Walnut 2.0, whole genome shotgun sequence harbors:
- the LOC108995944 gene encoding phospholipase A1-Igamma1, chloroplastic-like: protein MAVIPPSNTVLPFAIPRQNPGLHSITQFAAPFNLGQKSQLGELSHIATKAPTLLCKVLSKKGDSLSSIVSDLEEERTQRVPEQDDEEPQTTAAKPEHQLADAWREILGQDDWVGLLDPMDPLLRSELIRYGEMAQACYDGFDFDPFSKYCGSCRFMCHEFFNSLGMSHFGYNVSRYLFATSNINLPNFFKKSRWPKVWSRNANWIGYVAVSDDETSKRLGRRDIAIAWRGTVTRLEWIADLMDFLKPISSNKIPCPDPTVKAESGFLDLYTGKNEACRFCKFSAREQILTEVKKLLDIYSNEEAVSITITGHSLGAALAILSAYDIVEIGLNELKDGRAVPICVFSFSGPRVGNARFKERLEMLGLKVLRVVNVHDMVPKSPGLFLNEQSPPMMMKLAQGLPWSYSHVGVELALDHKNSPFLKPTGDLVCAHNLEAHLHLLDGYHGKGHRFVLASGRDPALVNKACDFLKDHYLVPPYWRQDENKGMVMGKDGCWMQPERPKLDDHHPPDMHHHLQQLGLSSTSH from the exons ATGGCTGTCATTCCTCCATCAAACACCGTCCTTCCCTTCGCCATACCCCGCCAAAACCCCGGCCTCCATTCTATAACCCAGTTTGCAGCACCATTTAATTTAGGCCAAAAATCCCAACTTGGAGAACTTTCGCACATCGCCACAAAAGCGCCAACACTACTGTGCAAGGTTCTATCCAAAAAAGGCGACTCCCTGTCAAGCATTGTAAGCGACCTCGAGGAAGAAAGAACACAGAGAGTACCGGAACAAGATGATGAGGAACCACAGACCACGGCCGCCAAGCCTGAGCACCAGCTCGCCGATGCGTGGCGTGAAATCCTCGGTCAAGACGACTGGGTTGGTCTGCTCGATCCCATGGACCCGCTTCTTCGATCCGAGCTAATCCGGTACGGCGAGATGGCACAAGCATGTTACGATGGCTTCGATTTCGACCCGTTTTCCAAGTACTGCGGAAGCTGCAGATTCATGTGCCATGAATTCTTCAACTCTTTAGGAATGTCGCACTTCGGTTACAATGTTTCTCGCTACCTCTTCGCGACCTCAAACATCAATCTGCCCAACTTTTTCAAGAAGTCGCGGTGGCCAAAAGTGTGGAGCAGGAACGCCAACTGGATCGGATACGTTGCTGTTTCAGACGACGAAACCTCCAAACGTTTAGGCCGCCGTGACATAGCTATTGCATGGAGAGGCACGGTGACACGGCTGGAGTGGATAGCAGATCTTATGGATTTCCTGAAGCCAATTTCTTCCAACAAAATCCCATGCCCGGATCCAACTGTGAAAGCCGAATCAGGGTTTTTAGACCTCTATACTGGCAAGAACGAGGCCTGCAGATTTTGCAAGTTTTCAGCGAGGGAGCAGATTCTAACCGAGGTCAAAAAGTTGCTCGATATCTACTCAAACGAAGAAGCTGTAAGCATTACCATCACAGGGCATAGTCTGGGGGCTGCGTTGGCCATTCTAAGCGCGTATGATATCGTTGAAATTGGCTTGAACGAGTTGAAAGACGGCCGAGCCGTGCCGATATGTGTGTTCTCGTTTTCGGGGCCGAGAGTAGGGAATGCGAGGTTCAAGGAGAGGCTGGAGATGTTGGGGTTGAAGGTGCTGAGGGTGGTGAATGTCCACGACATGGTACCCAAGTCGCCGGGGCTGTTCTTGAACGAGCAATCGCCGCCAATGATGATGAAGCTGGCCCAGGGGTTACCGTGGAGTTATTCGCACGTCGGGGTTGAGCTTGCATTGGATCACAAGAACTCCCCGTTTTTGAAGCCGACGGGTGATCTGGTTTGTGCACATAATTTGGAGGCGCACCTGCATTTGCTTGATGG ATACCATGGGAAAGGACATAGATTTGTGCTGGCAAGTGGAAGAGATCCTGCACTGGTGAACAAGGCCTGTGATTTCTTGAAGGATCATTACTTGGTGCCGCCCTACTGGAGACAGGATGAGAACAAGGGTATGGTGATGGGCAAAGATGGTTGCTGGATGCAGCCTGAACGTCCAAAGCTCGATGATCATCATCCTCCTGATATGCATCACCATCTCCAACAATTAGGCCTGAGTAGTACTtctcattaa